A stretch of the Aegilops tauschii subsp. strangulata cultivar AL8/78 chromosome 4, Aet v6.0, whole genome shotgun sequence genome encodes the following:
- the LOC120963039 gene encoding uncharacterized protein: MARASAGIGAPDARPEEDSCNILSSFDMDHDMLDWEQTVAIAWSVNSSRCLEALDVDRTIRKQFRLSHADVAVTPYHPIEFLVKFNHKAHCDETLAAGRVRAGGGIVHIRPWRPLEWAVGAAFNYRVLLCLENVPDYA; encoded by the coding sequence ATGGCCCGCGCCTCTGCTGGTATTGGGGCGCCGGATGCTCGCCCGGAGGAGGACTCCTGCAACATCCTGTCCTCCTTCGACATGGACCATGACATGCTCGACTGGGAGCAGACTGTCGCCATCGCCTGGTCCGTCAACTCGTCACGGTGCCTTGAGGCGCTTGACGTCGACCGCACCATCCGAAAGCAGTTCCGTTTGAGCCACGCGGACGTGGCCGTCACTCCGTACCACCCCATCGAGTTCCTCGTCAAGTTCAACCACAAGGCACATTGTGACGAGACCCTCGCTGCGGGGCGGGTGCGCGCTGGCGGTGGCATCGTCCACATCCGCCCCTGGCGGCCGCTGGAGTGGGCGGTTGGCGCGGCTTTCAACTACAGAGTGCTTCTCTGCCTTGAGAATGTGCCAGACTACGCCTAG